From the genome of Solanum pennellii chromosome 6, SPENNV200:
atatagcAGTTTAAAGAAGCtgaaaagataataataattattattaatatatttatatacattaaataaaaaagagtaaCACTATTGGTGGTTATCAAAGTTTACATTTCTTCTGATATGATCTtactttattgtttttttaacaTAGTTCAAGTAGgaatattattcaatatttgatagtttcatccaattatttttttacgtTGTTTACTTTAAGCTTTATTTTTAAAGCAATTAAAGGATAGTCATTGTTAGCTAAAATAAAGGAACTGCGGATTTTGTGGTACCTTGAATCTCTTCTATACCTTATCTACTATCTATTCAGAATGTAAAGAGgctattgaaataaatattaaatatgtcataattattattcattgaATATGACCCcataaatgtaattatttattaaaaaaaagtgggAATAAATGTCTGAAAAATACTTTAACTTTGGTTAAAATTGTTGTTACGATATTAAACTCTATGGAGTATCCTTTACCCCTGAAGTATTTAATAGTgtttttaaaggtatatatgtgcgacacattactatttataattatgcaatattttttatgttcatGTGAAACATATATACCTTTTAAAATACACTGTTAAATAGTGCAAGCTGGTAAAAGGCCCTTTCCAAAGTTTGGTATTGTAATGACAGCTTCGATCAAAGTTCGAATATATTTCAGATTcctttcccaaaaaaaaaagtctactTATGTTTTTTCTTCCCCTATATTTCtcctttgtttttatttagttaCGGTTTGAGTATTACTCTATTAAGATGTTTGATGTTTCTCATttgaaaaagagaaggaagCTTTTTTTGGTTGTGTTAATTCCAAGAATGTTATGACTTGCTAGTTTTGTTGATGTTATCTAATAGTATTTGATTACTCACgtgaagtgtgtgtgtgtgtatatatatatatatatatatatatatatatatatacacacacttgGCTAACtgcacgtgcgttgcacgttgttttttttttgagtccCTTGTTTGAATATCATTTCTATAGCGTGTGTAAGCTGTCATTTTACTTGTTTCCCTTGTGTATATTTGTTTCTGTCGTTTTTCTTGTCACCTCTGtttattgataatatattaacataaataaagTCTATTATTTCATCTAAATAGTCTGTAagcattgtattgtattgtctATTAAAATGCATTAATATACAGGACATTATTGTTTCATGCAGCCGGTTGCGTCTTACGTATACGTCCCATTGAAGTTTCATTAGCTTCATATATTTGTAGTAATCAAATCTCACCCAATACTTCCTTGTAAACTATATTTCTTGTATATGTCCTTGTGTGTCCATCTTGTTCTTCATTAATAACCAATACTTTTGTTGTCGCCATAGATATTCCTCTGGATAGTGCCACGTATAGTTGTCCATGTGAAAAAATATGTTGTGGTAGGTATAATCCAACATTTGGTATTATTTGACCTTGTGATTTATTTATTGTCATTGCAAAACATAGACGAATTGGAAGTTGTTTTTGGATGAATTTGAACGGATATCCTTCATTCTCAGGTGGTGATAGTTGTATTCTTGGAATAAACACTTGTTTTGAGGCATGTTGACCCGTTGTTATTTCTGCATGTATGATATTCTTGTCAAAACCTCTACAAATCAAGAGTGTCCCATTGCATAAATCATTTGACGGACCTAAATTTCTCAGAAGCATGATTGGtgcattttctttcaaaactaACCTAATGTAtagaataaataaatgtattagTTGCTTtgtatttttagttttgtatttGATTAGTTCTCTTTTGTGGTTTGAAGTATTATAAATAAGTGAGTAGTTATATTAgtgatgaatttgattatgtacCTATGCGGCAGCAGTCCATTTGGTGTCAAGGTGTTGAGATACTCTTCTTGATAGTAGTTGTTGGTATCATCTTCGGCTGAGTCAAAACTTATGTATGTTTTTGTTTCTCGGGGAATTTGTCAATCATCAGTGCATTTAGTTTATCTACAAATTCATTTCTACTTGCTAATATTGCACGCTCTGTTATATATTGTGCATACATGTAATTTTATTCGAGTTCTGGGAATATTTCAAGAACCAAAGATTCTTCAGGATTAATATCCCCACTTTGTTGGACAGTCATTTGTTTTGGAAGTGCTATTAAATTATCCTTTATTGTGTTTTCTTCTCCGTTACCAATACGAAGTAAGAAGTCACTAAAAGTTTGATTTGTTCTTGCTCGCATATTAGTTGAAAGTTGTATCCTTTCCATTAAAGACCACAAATACGACCTCACCAAACTTGCATTTACCGTCTCTGCTTTTGTAGATTTTGTCACCACAGGTAAAACTTGTCTGAAGTCTCCTCCAAATACCATGATTTTTCCTCCAAAAGGGACGTCCTTATCCATTATATCACGGAAACTTCTGTCTACAGTTTCAATTATGTGTCTCTTAGCCATTGGTGCTTCATCCCATATTATTAATTTAGCTTGTCTAGTTAGTTGGGCACCTCCACCTTGTTTTGACATATTTGTCATTGTTGTCTCATTTGCTGCAGTGGTATGCCAAATCTTGAGTGTGTTGTACGTCCTCCAAGTAATATTGCTGCTGCTACACCACTGGTAGTAGTTGCCAATGTTGTCATACCTTGCGATCTCACCTTAGCCAGTAGTGTCCGATATAGGAAAGTTTTTTCGTTTCCCCCAGGTCCATCTACAAAGAATAACCCTGGAGTTTCTGTGTTGACCCTTTCCAGAATGGTATTGAATGCTTGTGCTTGTTGTTGATACAACTGTGATTGAGCATCAACATCTTCGGTTGGAATGATTATTTCGTCCATTATTTCTCTACATTCCATTGTTTTTGATTGATTTGATTGTTGTTTTATTTGTGGATATCATATTTATCCAAACTTTGTCCCATACTTTCCAAGTAATAATTAATGCTTTTTAAGGTACATTGGAGTTGTACCTCTGGTGTGTTGGAATGGCTCCTATGAAAGTCTTCTGAGAAATCATAATAATGTGTCCCATAGATTTCTCACATCAGTTGGGTTGCAATGAACTAAGATTGTAGCAAATAAACTTCGTAAGGCTGCGGGCATCTTGAAGGTGACAGCCTCTCGTAAACATTTTGAAATGCTATTATCATATTCTAATAACCCACTTTCTTTGGTTGCCTCTTTAAATGTGTGGCAATGTTTACCATTCACAATGAGTAAGTTTTCAAATGAAGTTGGCCCTCAGACATGATTTAATAATAGTCATTCGTAATATCTTTCTCCTTCTCTAGGATTAGCTGCAATATGTATTTGATTTGGTTAGAATCTTTATTTTCTGTAGTTTATATATCTggaattaataattttgttgCCAATATTTATGCGTCCAATCACGGTGCGAGATTTTCTTTTTGTCCATATTTTGGATTGTGAGTTCCAAACATAATGTTTTGGAAATTCTCTGTATAGGTAATTACGAGCTTCAATGTCTATAGAGCACATCTTAAAAAATTCGGTAAGCATAGTTTGGTGTACAAAGTCTGATTCCATGATACTTTGTAgattttgctttttccaatAGCAGACTAGACATTGTTTGTAGATATAATATCAATAATCATGTTGATTGTCATTAATAAATTCttaatatgtataatattttgaCCGTCATTGTAAAGTACCTGCTTGTTTGCCCGGTAGATGTAACTGTAGGTTGATAATGGCTGGTTGCATTTCAGTTAGGTTGAACTCATAAATTCTCCACAATGCTTCTGGTGGAGACACCCAACGTGCATCCTGAAAGGTTTTGATTTCATCTATAATTTTTTTGCCATAGTCAGATTCAATGTACACAACACATTTATCGTGccctttttatatatatttgtaaagaTATTTTATTGCTTCAACTCCTGAGCATACCTCAACATTAATGTGACAATTATATCTCATCAACAAATAGGGATTATAAGGTACAACCCATTGGTTATTCATCTTCGATCCACGGACTTCACTTGTTCTCCCATCATTTTTTCGTTTGTAAATTGGATATCCATCCTTTCCTTGTATTGTCTTGCTGTTGAATGTTCGGGGGTAGTTAAACTTACATCGGCCATCTTTCATGCAGGGGCTTGTCTTGCGTTTTTCCCCACAAGGTCCATGCATCATATGTTTGGTAACTAACGCATACAATTGTCAATGTGTTGCATTATCTGGTAGTTCTGCACTAATGTATCTATCATAATGATCTGATGATCGTATCTTATTACCTTCTTTCAATTTTAGAAGTAGATGTATATGCGGCAAGCCTCTCTTCTGGAATTCTACGACAAAAACATGTGCAGCAATTGGTCCGAATATttcttatttgaaaatttggtcTTTCAAGTCCTGCAATTTTGCTCTAAACACTCTAGTAACCAAATCAGGCCAGTCCTGAGCGAGTTGTTCTGCACCCAGTTCTTCTTTAGTCTCATGCCTTTCCGGGTTACATGTCATGGTGATGAATAGATATGGTCTTCCAAGGTGTTGAACCAAAGCCATAGCATCCATATATCGTCGTCGCATATCTCTAGGGCCGCCAATGAATGATCCTGAAAGTAATATCCTTTGTCCTACCTTGTCTCCTCTACATTCGCCAGACGTGACACTATCAACAATACCTTGTAGTATCTCCCTTCTATAGTTTGATTGCTCAAATCTATAATATTCAAGTCTTCTTGTTTCTATTTTAATGTAGATGTCCACAACAAACTGCTGCAACAATCTTCCGCATAGTAGTAATATTGATTTGTCACCTGTTCGGACTTGTAGTTTATAACAATAATACTCTCTGCATGAAACGATACCTTTTGTTTCGCGTTGTACACCTACAATAATTCGGAtgtattagttattttttgGCATATTATTTAGTTAGAGATCGGTAATTGGAAGGTGCATGAGTCTGTAATTGCTCTTACTGATTATAATGTATGATAACACAATTATGTTGTAATTTTAATGATTAAGGTACGTTATAGGCGATTAGTAGTACCATATTGCATAACGTCAAgtaattgtttttttgtttcattctaattatgttattcatgttaCAACAGTTAAGTTTCTTGGCCTCTCTATTTTGAAATGATTAGAGACTAAGGCAAACATACATCAATGTtactttttgttgttttgtccTTGTACAATCTTCCATAATCAGTTTAGTATTAActgcatatttttatttttttatggaaTATGTTGGATAATTTAGTTACATGTTTCTTGGCAATAATTAAATATGCGTACCTTGTGCTTCAATGGCCAAAATGTCTGTGGCAGTTCTATATGTTGATCTTCCTGTTTGGAGTGTTGTAGTTGGAGTTGTTTGATTATTGTTGATTCGATTGCAACACTTCTGTATTGTTGATGCCAACCTCCTTCTCCTTTAGGTAGAATTATAGGGTATTGTAGCGGATCATAACAACCATAATAATGTTTCTCTATGTTTATTCCCAGAGTGTTCGTGTACAACAATATCTCTTTCAAACGGTATATTTGGATTATTGCCATCCACCCAGATTGCCGCCACCTGATCTACTGATGGTGTGTTATACACTCGTTGATCTAATGAAGCATTTACAGCTATGCGTATTTCTAGATTCTGATAGCCTGTATGTTCTTTAAGCTGCGAGAAGAATTCTGCATATAGATTTTTCTGCatgatttttcttaatttccTCATGACTCCCTCTGATAAATTGGTATTTTGTAGTACGGACATTCTATTTGCTAATTCATTGTCTGTATCTTAGAAGTATAGTTGAAAATAACAAGGTCTGTCATTCTTCGGGATTAATGATGGTAGATCATGGTCTACCTGTCCTTGTGCCTTGAAACTGTATACTCCTCTCCTGGAAGATGTAAGTCTTTATCTAGCTTTACTCCAAATGATGTAAAAGCAAATATGCTATTATATGCTCTTATATTTTTCCTAAATAACTTTGCTTCTTCCGATGCTGCCACAAATAATTCGTAATATTCATCAGCTACTTCATTAGGTGCTAATTTGATATAGCCACCTGCGCAATAGAATGTTGGCGGCTCATATTCAAACCTTCGAGCATGACGGTAGGTacaatcttctttttttccagTTTGTGAGTTGTTATCATTGAGAAATTCCTATGAAGTACCCCTATACAACAGAtcacattaatatttattagtaaATCATTATTAACTGGTGACCCTTTCGTATAGACTATTGTATTGAATATACCTCCTTCGTCAGTTGTCTCAGATATAGCTATTAgcttcttatttattttgttttcgtTTTTTCACTTGCGGTTCTTTGCCATCATCTATTTGATTTGTTGCTGCCACATATTTTTGCGCACTTCGCAACGCCCTTTCAATATATGTAAGTATTTTACGCTTCGTTACTGTTGCAAATGTGATGTAATCATGTTATAATTTTGTCTCTTAAGTAAGTTTGTAATTTGTATTTTTCTGTAGAACTGATCATTTGGTTAATATACCTCTTGTCTTAGGCTGTTCATTCTGTTGATCTGCATGTTAAATTGAAATGCATTTGCTGTAATGTTCTGTTGTTTGCAATGATTTGAATTTGTAAACTCTGTAGTTGATACTTTCATACTGTCTGGTAGTGTACCTGCAAGTTGTTCATTCTGTGTTAGATCATTATTAACTTCCTTCGAGATGTTATGGTATGTCATTTTGGTTGGTTAGTTTTTGTAATACATACATTTTGTGATAGAATGAGTGGTATATGATAATATTTGTACATTATAAAAGCAAGTGACAAAGTGTTGTGTGAAACAATAGAAAACATATTAGCCTAATGTGTTGCCAGCCCCCCAAATATTTGAAAGGTTGATAACATCAATTTTCCAACAAAAATTGATCTTCGGTAGACAATTGTATATTTATCCCCTAAGATAGAGCAACTGTTTTTCAGCCACCATGGACCAAGTTGCAGTTGtgtaattgtttttttcttcttgcaCGATGCTTAATGATTAAATCATTACCCGTTCAGGCAACAGGTCAATCTTTGAATATGTTACGAAATTTATGGTGAACTTACAATTAATAATTTGCTGATGTGCCggattaataaaaaatgtagGAGTTTGCATGTAGATTCTAACCAAATCAGAGGAGCGTTGAAATTGATCCTCCGACCGCTGAGTAAACAATTGTGTGACCGCTTTACAATGTTTTGATACTTTGTACGGATAGATATGTGTCGTCTACAGTATTGATCTGCAAGAACTTGATTAAGTTGTattgtttagtaatttttaataatataaacagGGTGGTAATGCATTTGGTGTTGATGTTTCGTTTGGTTAAGTGGTTGGAACGGTTGATGATATATGTTTCATGAAAGATCACAATTTAATCAGGCAGTTGCAATGGTTGATAGAGGTTATGACTTTCTGCAGAAGTGTTGTTGGTCGGTGATGGGTTTTATTAATTTGCTACATTGTATATTTTTAGGGGTTTAGTACGTTTATTAGTGAGGTTTGGCGGGAGTATAAAGTTTGAGGCCATAGGTCATGGGCTTTTATGTAAGCAAAGCATGTGATATActttatatatttcttaaatgtaATTTGCTTCTTAGAAAGgtatatgatacttaatattTCGTAATGTCGTTCTACTTTGACATATATAACTAACAATGTCATTTTAATGTCAATTATAAATTAGTTTGTATCTTTTATATCAGTAATATAATATAAGTCAATTAAATTACTGatccaatttatattttttaaatgttaaaccTAATAAAATCTCACCTAGACTAATATACAAGTGTTGTAATGAAATACCTTTTGACTTTGcagaattttttaatttgatgatgAAGGGATGTAACTTATAGTCGAACAAGTTCAACATCACAATAGTTATTTTGATACTGATCTAGTGGGCGATACATCGAAAATATCGAGAAGCAACTCTCGTATTTTTGTTAATATGCTCATAAttcaatttgatatttattGTCAGAGGGGATAACTTTATTTATCAAAgctatgttttaaatattacgATTAATTTAGATACTTTTTGCTGTagctttagaagacttagtagAATTGGAAAATTAGTATTTTGAGACTTATGTATTGGGTGTTATATTCGGGAATTGAGAAAAACTTATCCttgaaaagtttaaatatatactcataaaagaatttgttttaaattatcacccattttatgattaaaatctAACTATGCGTTCGGATACTTTTCAATGTGTCGTGATCAATACGTTTATGCAGATTTGATGTGCGTAGTATTGTTAACGTCTGCATTGTAAATATAGCAGGTAGATGTGCCAGCGGTGTAAGTTACAGTATATAATTATCTAAACAATAGTTTGTAAGTAGATGTTGATGTATGTAAAAGAGAGTTGTGAAATGATATTTACATTTCAAATAGGAAAGCATACATAATTAGGTAGTAAGATACAAACATTTTTAAGTTATATCATATGGAAACACATCTATTTTTTTGTGGGTTTTCGTTTTTTCAGTTGTATTGTTGGTGTTTCATCTTTGATTTTCTTCAAGCGTTTCCTGCAATGGTGCTATATTTGAATCATCCTCCATGATAGTTGGTACTTCATCTTCCAATGGATATATTTCTTGAGCAATTAAACTCCTTTGGAAATTTGATTCATTCATATCAATTCTGACAAGGAAGTAGAATTCGTTATCTTTAGACAGGACCAATTTGCGGTAGTTCTTACATTCTTCCTTCTAAATAAGAGGTAAACAATACGATATGTTAGATGGAAATGTTTCCTGTAAGGTACAAATTATACTATGTAAATATTGTATACTTTCAGTCGGATAAATTAATTTAAGGCATACCTTTACCGAGGTTGATTGTATGTACTCTTGAACGGTGCAACCTAGTAAAGATTTAGTTGCATCAAAAAGTATAACTCTAGCACGTTGTTCTCCGCCACACACTTCAAGATGTAAGCagtaactaaaaaaaaactttttttattcaGAAAAATACATGTCTTAGTAATTTGGAAATGTTGAATGGAGTTATAACCAAGTCTGACCTTATTTCATATTCGACATTTTTAATGTTGCAATTGTTACATGCTGCTGCCTCGTCTATAAATTTGACTTTCTTGTGGCAGTTTTTGCAAGATGAATACCATGGTTCATCTTTATTGAGGAGGTTGATAATTTTTGCTTTGAATTTGTACATAGAATCCTACAAAGCGTCAATATAACATATGTATTTCGACGTTTAGAACATAGAAactgttatgcggaattcgagataatacgagaaaatataaacgcgaaaaacaagacaacagatttacgtggttcatcaataaattggctacgtccacagggaagagggggagcagttttattatggagaggcaagaacagaatacagaatagggtttgccatagcgtctatatatatagtgctaagctacgccctaacaggcttggggccaaaatacagaattgacagataattaagggcccaatacaatgTTGAATGCCTTAAATCGGACCCGTTCTTTCtgctgtaacgggtccgattcaaggcattcaacaaatctccaccttgacttgaattctccaaacagattcttcagacgcactatgatagtgccaggcctttccctcttcctcagaattgccccgcagggcaattaacagcttctgatgttgagcaagtccaaacagtgttgaaacttgctctgtggaaccggctttgtgaacatatcagcaggattatcagcagttcctactttcttcaccttgattctcttctcacttctcagaaaatgatacctcacgtcaatatgcttggttctctcatgatggacttgatccttggctagacaaattgcgctcaaactgtcacaatacaccatagcctgatcatgatgcagaccaagatcactaaccagccctttcagccaaatcccttcttttgcagcctctgtcaaggccatgtactccgcttccgtagtagacaaagtcactgtaggttgcaaagttgccttccaactgacgacagatcctccaagggtaaacacatagccagtcatcgatcttcttgtgtcaacatctccagcatagtcagaatcagaatagccagtaaccaagcactgagtatcacctccataaatgagaccaacgtcagatgtacctctaaggtaccggaaaattctcttcacagcctgccaatgttctctccctggttgtcccatgaatctgctcactacactgactgcatgtgctaaatctggccttgtacagaccatagcatacatcaaacttcctacggcactggcataagggactcgtgacatatactccttctcttcttctgactgtggagcgaacatggcagtgagatggatattggcagcaccgggggtatcaataggcttagatgaagacatgccaaacctcgccaagaccttctgaatgtagcttctctgtgacaagaaaagtttccttctctctctgtctctaatgatctccatccctagaatcttccgagcggctcccagatccttcatctcaaactcagcactaagtaaacccttcagcttctgaatgtcatacttcttctttgcagctatcagcatatcatctacataaagcaccagatagatgaatgaatcatccttgagcctattgtagtagacacaacaatcatatgagctccgagtatagcccaacttcaccatatagctgtcaaaccttttgtaccactgccttggagactgcttaagtccatataaggacttcttcaacttgcagacgtgattttccttccctggaacttggaaaccatccggctgagtcatgtatatctcttcctccaactctccatgtagaaacgctgtcttcacatcaagttgttcaagctccagattctgatgtgtaacaatcgctagtaacactcggatggaagtatgtctgaccactggtgagaagatctcattgtagtccactccctctctttggttgaaacctctggcaacaaccctggctttatacttgactccttctgctggtgatatcccttccttcttcttgaaaacccatttgcaagtaataatctttctccccgaaggctgtatgaccagatcccatgtctgattcttgtgtagggactccatctcatctcccatagcggcaaaccatttttcagaatcagaacttaaaatggcttctttgtaagtagacggctcagatgtatctacctcttcagcaacctgcagtgcataacccaccatgtcctcaaaaccatacctcgtaggtggccgaactccaaccctccttggccgatcttgagctatactccgatggatatctgatggcatagattctggaatatcagtttctgtctgtggctcttgatcctcctcttcaggttctttcaaatcgctctcgttctgaatgacttgaaactccacctgtttatcaagactcccagtttctgacgtagttgtaggcttcacaatggttctaagcagagaactttcatcaaagacaacgttcctgctcataataaccctcttttctgctggagaccagattctgaaacctttcactccatctccgtagcccacaaatactccctttttagctcttggttctaacttaccttcactgacgtgatagtaagccgtacaaccaaaagctttcagatttgaataatc
Proteins encoded in this window:
- the LOC107022095 gene encoding ATP-dependent DNA helicase PIF1-like, which codes for MTNMSKQGGGAQLTRQAKLIIWDEAPMAKRHIIETVDRSFRDIMDKDVPFGGKIMVFGGDFRQVLPVVTKSTKAETVNASLVRSYLWSLMERIQLSTNMRARTNQTFSDFLLRIGNGEENTIKDNLIALPKQMTVQQSGDINPEESLVLEIFPELE